One Bufo gargarizans isolate SCDJY-AF-19 chromosome 4, ASM1485885v1, whole genome shotgun sequence DNA window includes the following coding sequences:
- the RTN4 gene encoding reticulon-4 isoform X5: MASELSNWKQKAVDLLYWRDIKKSGAVFGVLLFLLLSLTVFSIVSVVAYIALGLLSVSISFRIYKGVLQAIQKSEEGHPFKAYLDSNVAVSEDLVQKYCNVALSHINCTMKELRRLFLVEDLVDSLKFAVLMWVFTYIGALFNGLTLLILALISLFSIPVIYERHQTQIDHYLSLISKNVKNTTDLIASKVPGLKRKAD, translated from the exons CTGTTGACCTCCTGTACTGGCGGGACATTAAGAAGTCGGGGGCTGTGTTTGGGGTCCTCCTGTTCCTGCTGCTGTCTCTGACAGTCTTTAGCATTGTCAGTGTGGTCGCATACATCGCCTTGGGCCTGCTGTCTGTCTCCATCAGCTTTAGGATATACAAAGGGGTTTTGCAAGCCATTCAGAAATCCGAAGAAGGTCATCCATTCAA AGCCTATTTAGATTCCAACGTCGCAGTGTCTGAGGACCTTGTTCAGAAGTATTGCAATGTTGCCCTGTCGCACATTAACTGCACGATGAAGGAGCTGCGGCGCCTCTTCCTGGTGGAGGATTTGGTGGACTCTCTGAAG TTTGCAGTGCTGATGTGGGTGTTCACCTATATTGGTGCCTTGTTCAACGGACTGACCTTACTGATCCTGG cactGATTTCTTTGTTCAGTATTCCAGTTATTTATGAAAGACATCAG ACTCAGATTGATCACTACCTATCGCTCATAAGCAAGAATGTTAAAAATACAACAGACTT GATCGCTTCTAAAGTCCCAGGACTGAAACGCAAAGCCGATTAA
- the RTN4 gene encoding reticulon-4 isoform X6, producing the protein MDSKAAVDLLYWRDIKKSGAVFGVLLFLLLSLTVFSIVSVVAYIALGLLSVSISFRIYKGVLQAIQKSEEGHPFKAYLDSNVAVSEDLVQKYCNVALSHINCTMKELRRLFLVEDLVDSLKFAVLMWVFTYIGALFNGLTLLILALISLFSIPVIYERHQTQIDHYLSLISKNVKNTTDLIASKVPGLKRKAD; encoded by the exons ATGGACTCCAAGGCCG CTGTTGACCTCCTGTACTGGCGGGACATTAAGAAGTCGGGGGCTGTGTTTGGGGTCCTCCTGTTCCTGCTGCTGTCTCTGACAGTCTTTAGCATTGTCAGTGTGGTCGCATACATCGCCTTGGGCCTGCTGTCTGTCTCCATCAGCTTTAGGATATACAAAGGGGTTTTGCAAGCCATTCAGAAATCCGAAGAAGGTCATCCATTCAA AGCCTATTTAGATTCCAACGTCGCAGTGTCTGAGGACCTTGTTCAGAAGTATTGCAATGTTGCCCTGTCGCACATTAACTGCACGATGAAGGAGCTGCGGCGCCTCTTCCTGGTGGAGGATTTGGTGGACTCTCTGAAG TTTGCAGTGCTGATGTGGGTGTTCACCTATATTGGTGCCTTGTTCAACGGACTGACCTTACTGATCCTGG cactGATTTCTTTGTTCAGTATTCCAGTTATTTATGAAAGACATCAG ACTCAGATTGATCACTACCTATCGCTCATAAGCAAGAATGTTAAAAATACAACAGACTT GATCGCTTCTAAAGTCCCAGGACTGAAACGCAAAGCCGATTAA